The DNA window cccttacaacccTTTCCAGATAAATCTGAAGATAAATCAGAGGAACAGGTCGAGGAAGAAGAGTCGgaccagttttggggctggtgaaattaattatatttcgaattttgctGCAAAGATTTAAGAATTTTAGTAGGTTTATTTTATTGTAAACGCTTCCAcaatttattcaatttattcagttgtaaagacaatggttGTTTTTgcgaatttatgaaataaactggtttcggtttatactgtgctacaaGGCTTGTCGTTTTTCGATTTTGTGATTGATGAGCGATgccggtgtcaatcccgagtttcggggcgtgacagaagtAACTGCATGCATGCAAAAAAGTTCGGCAGGCCAAACGAGAGAATTCAAGCATAGAAGTAACTGCATTCACGAATACATGATTCCTTCTAATCACAGACAAAAGCACAATGAGTTTCTCAGATAAATGTTCCTTTAATATGCAGACATGGAGAGGTGTTTTGCCTTCTATTCAAACAGCATTATTTTTTAGTCAAAGATAGTGCTTTTCCACCTATTTTGACCCCACggaattttattttatcatcCCTACAAACAAGGATCCAATAAATTATAACACtttaaaaaaagacaaaaactcatgtgagatggtctcacagatcttattttatgagacgtgattttatttggatcatccatgaaaaactattactttttattgtgaatattgataggATTGATCCATCTCACATATTAGAAtccgtgaaacgatctcacacGAGATTCACCCTTGAAAAAAAGTTCTATTCTAACCAAAAGGTATCACATGCAGGTTattgttatttaattttcaaaaaaaaaaattaaaaaatattttacgcAAATAAGAAAACATGGAATAAACGTTGTCGACACCTGAATGGAGTGTCATAAAATATCTCCTACGTTTTAACCTCCGTAAAAGTAAAAAATAGTCTTACCCAACCCCAACATCAAtgtcataataataataataataataataaaatttcggTTCTACATATCTCGTGTTACACCAATCAATAACGATTTTCGTTCTACATATCTCGTGTTACACTAATCGATTGTGAAAGTTCCGTTTCCAAAAGATTTGCGTATTCGAAATAAAATcgaaatgaaaaatttgaactTAAAGATGAAAAAATCCGAAGTATCTTCGGGCCATTCTCATGAATTGTTTGTTTTTTTGCTATAAATAGAATTATTCAGGTCAATCATCTTAACTAATGATCCGATTTCTGTTGGAAAGTGTTTGTAAAGAATACAGGGGGAAAAACAGAGATCAACTGCAACTTTAATATCAATTACCAGTAACACTGCCAAATCGTGCAACATTGCCACAACAATCACGATCACTTGCTCTGTTTTGACGCAAATCTGATGAAACACAGTCACCACAATTTTTTCGTAAATGGTATTCATGTCCACAATTCTTACAATGTAATATGCCATGGAGCATGAATAAAGTTTTGAATTACGCGAATGACTCCTAAGTTCCTAAGACGTTCAAAGAGAACAATACAACCGTGTCTTCCAGATTAGAGCTAAAGTTGCACATTCCTCCAAGTTTAGCAAAGTTGCCACGCGAGCAATGTGATATCCCGACAATTTATGCATCAACGTTCATCACTCAAAAGTAGAAAACTATTCAACACAATTTGGAAAATAACCACATTCCATGTCATTAATAGTTCGACATCCAAAATTTAAATAGCAAAAAAGAAACAATGCTACATATCTTAAACCACTCCCGAGTCCTCTGGTTGCACATATTAAAAACAGAAACTGGGAAAATACAACGAATGGGAGGTCTAAGAATCAGCAATGGTAACCTCAACCTCTACACCAGGTTCGATGGTTATTGAGGTGATCTGCTTAACAACATCTGGGGAGCTGAAAAGATCGATTACTCGCTTGTGAACCCGGAGCTCAAATCTATCCCATGTATTAGTACCTAAGCAAAAATATACGAATACACAAAGATATCAAAACAGTACATCAGTTTCCGGAATAAATGTTGAACTAACTAAATGGCACTACAGCATACAAATGCTTCAACATTTCTTGGTTGCATAGCCAGTGACGACATTACATTACGCAAAAAATGAATAAATCAACTTCTGTTCCTCCGTAAAAACTGACACACTAAAACCTTCTCACCAACTATTCTAGAAATAACATCTTGGAACTAAGCTTCGCAATATTTTCATAACAAAttatttcaatatcatcaatacaAAAGGGAAAAACCCgcataaaaaatttgaaaacattaaacTCCTGTGAAATATTTAATACCTTCACCACATGGAGACTTCCTAGTCGTGATATTAAGAACCTTGGTAGGCATTCTAACAGGTCCCTTTACCCGGAGCTTTTTGTCCTTGGCACCACGCACCAAATCAGCACAAACTGTTAACAAGACTCAAGTCAACAACACAGAAACCAACACACCAAAAGACACGGAATTGCGAGGGTGTAATTGTTTCCAAGTCCTAGAACCGGCTAAAATCAGTAATACCCCATATCATCACATGATAAGATTCCCAGcaagaaaacaaaatatttttcacttcTGTGACAGAACCAGGCAATTACTAGCAAAAGCATTCTGTAAACAATTATCACATTTGCAGGTTGCTCAGCTGGTGTAAAACTGAATATTTTTCTTGATTAACAAGAAGCATACACAATAACACAAACATAATAAATCATCATCATTCTAATAACAAGAGGATAGTACAATATCTAACATGAATAGGATCAACCAATGTTCTAAAACTTGGGCTAGCCTAGGCGCTATTCGCCACTTGACCGCACCGAAAAGGTTCTCGGCGGCCAGCCTATGCGGCAAAATCGCCTAGGCGCTTTTAGGTGGGTCTAGGCGGTCCTAGGCGATTCAAAGCGGGCCTAGACGGGCCTAGGTGTTTAAAGTTCTTTTGGCAAATTTTTTTTGGATAGCCGAATT is part of the Primulina eburnea isolate SZY01 chromosome 1, ASM2296580v1, whole genome shotgun sequence genome and encodes:
- the LOC140825672 gene encoding small ribosomal subunit protein uS10y, with the protein product MAYAAMKPTKPGLEEPLEQIHRIRITLSSKNVKNLEKVCADLVRGAKDKKLRVKGPVRMPTKVLNITTRKSPCGEGTNTWDRFELRVHKRVIDLFSSPDVVKQITSITIEPGVEVEVTIADS